The Triticum dicoccoides isolate Atlit2015 ecotype Zavitan chromosome 6A, WEW_v2.0, whole genome shotgun sequence genome has a window encoding:
- the LOC119317697 gene encoding ADP-ribosylation factor GTPase-activating protein AGD12-like — MSAANRSQPIKLNRPVVGKARKLKDLMLKSDNRVCADCSAPDPKWASSNIGVFLCLKCGDVHRALGQDISNVLSLTLDDWSDSDIDSMIEVGGNSYANSIYEAFLPKDHPKPKPDSPMEYRTKFIRAKYETQDFLKPSLRISSKAGLESTNSLNSVDNSFSSTSRKHAPEDTREFVGQLNITVVKGSGLAVRDMLTSDPYVVLSLGEQKAQTTVKASDLNPVWNEVLNLSVPRNYGPLKLEVYDHDTFSADDIMGEAEIDLKPMITAAMAFGDPSRHADMQIGRWFMTRDNCLLSDSIVNISSGKVKQEVYLKLQNVESGEMELELEWARLD, encoded by the exons ATGAGTGCTGCTAATCGTTCCCAACCGATCAAGTTGAACAGGCCTGTCGTAG GCAAAGCACGAAAGTTGAAGGATCTCATGCTGAAAAGTGACAATCGAGTGTGTGCTGATTGTAGTGCACCTGACCCCAAATGGGC GTCTTCTAATATCGGAGTATTTCTTTGCTTAAAATGTGGAGACGTCCACAGGGCCCTTGGACAAGACATTTCAAAC GTTTTGTCTTTAACTTTGGATGATTGGTCTGATAGTGATATTGACTCCATGATTGAGGTTGGTGGAAACTCATATGCAAATTCAATTTATGAGGCTTTTCTTCCAAAAGATCACCCAAAACCTAAACCAGACTCACCAATGGAATATCGTACCAAATTTATAAG AGCCAAGTATGAAACACAAGATTTTCTGAAGCCAAGTTTGCGCATTAGCTCAAAGGCAGGTTTAGAATCTACCAATTCTCTGAACAGTGTGGATAATAGTTTCTCTAGCACTTCAAGGAAGCATGCCCCA GAAGATACAAGAGAATTTGTTGGACAACTGAACATTACAGTGGTAAAAGGTTCTGGGTTGGCGGTCAGAGATATGCTTACAAGTGATCCTTATGTTGTTTTAAGTCTTGGAGAGCAG AAGGCTCAAACAACAGTTAAAGCGAGTGACCTGAACCCGGTATGGAATGAGGTTCTTAATCTATCAGTTCCTCGAAATTATGGACCTTTAAAACTT GAAGTGTATGATCACGACACTTTCTCTGCTGACGATATCATGGGGGAAGCAGAGATAGATCTGAAGCCAATGATCACAGCTGCTATGGCCTTTGGAGACCCGTCGCGTCACGCGGACATGCAAATTGGAAGGTGGTTCATGACCAGAGACAATTGCCTGTTGAGCGACAGCATTGTCAATATTTCGTCGGGAAAGGTAAAGCAGGAAGTTTACCTAAAGCTGCAGAACGTAGAATCAGGTGAGATGGAGTTAGAACTGGAATGGGCTCGTCTAGATTAA
- the LOC119317696 gene encoding probable amino acid permease 7 → MGGGGGRRGDRQAEPLLRKLSGSSSDNSSEEHPVKRTGTVWTAMAHVITAVIGSGVLSLAWSVAQLGWVGGPAAMVLFAGVTVVQSSLLADCYISRDPERGAAVRNRSYVDAIRLYLGKKSQMLSGFFLGFSLFGNSVVYTLTAAASMRAIERANCYHREGQGAPCCAAGAGGSSEAYYMLLFGVAQVALSQIPDFHSMAWLSVFAAVMSFFYSFIGFGLGAAKVIENGVIKGGIGGVSLVSPTQKVWRVAQALGDIAFAYPFSLVLLEIEDTLRSPPAESQTMKRAARASIAVTTFFYLGCGCFGYAAFGDGTPGNLLTGFGDPYWLVGLANLCVVLHLLGGYQVYAQPMFALVERRFGAGVVDAEMPLLGRVSVSRLCFRTANVAAATAVAVWFPYFNQVVGLIGAFTFWPLAIHFPVQMYLAQGKVAPWTGRWLAIQAFSAGCLVACGFASVGSAMGVFGPERS, encoded by the exons AtgggaggagggggaggaagaagaggcgatCGCCAAGCAGAGCCGCTGCTTCGGAAGCTCTCAGGATCCTCTTCGGATAATTCCTCCGAGGAGCATCCGGTGAAGAGAACCG gcacggtatggacggcgatggcGCACGTCATCACGGCGGTGATAGGCTCCGGCGTGCTGTCGCTGGCGTGGAGCGTGGCGCAGCTCGGCTGGGTCGGGGGGCCGGCGGCCATGGTGCTCTTCGCCGGGGTCACCGTGGTGCAGTCCTCCCTGCTCGCCGACTGCTACATCTCCCGCGACCCGGAGCGCGGCGCCGCCGTCAGGAACAGGTCCTACGTCGACGCCATCAGGCTCTACCTAGGCAAGAAGAGCCAGATGTTGAGCGGGTTTTTCCTCGGCTTCAGCTTGTTTGGGAACAGCGTGGTGTACACTCTCACCGCGGCCGCTAGCATGAG GGCGATTGAGAGGGCCAACTGCTACCACAGGGAAGGCCAAGGCGCGCCGTGCtgcgccgccggcgccggcgggtCATCGGAAGCCTACTACATGCTCCTGTTCGGCGTCGCGCAGGTGGCGCTGTCGCAGATACCGGACTTCCACAGCATGGCGTGGCTCTCCGTCTTCGCCGCCGTCATGTCCTTCTTCTACTCCTTCATCGGCTTCGGCCTCGGCGCCGCCAAAGTGATCG AGAATGGAGTCATCAAGGGCGGGATCGGAGGCGTCTCCCTGGTGTCACCGACGCAGAAGGTGTGGCGCGTGGCGCAGGCCCTGGGAGACATCGCCTTCGCCTACCCATTCTCCCTGGTGCTGTTGGAGATCGAGGACACGCTGAGGTCGCCGCCGGCGGAGAGCCAGACCATGAAGAGGGCGGCGAGGGCGAGCATCGCGGTCACCACCTTCTTCTACCTCGGCTGCGGGTGCTTCGGCTATGCGGCGTTCGGGGACGGCACCCCAGGGAACCTCCTCACCGGCTTCGGGGATCCCTACTGGCTCGTCGGCCTCGCCAACCTCtgcgtcgtcctccacctcctcggCGGCTACCAGGTGTACGCGCAGCCCATGTTCGCGCTCGTGGAGCGGCGGTTCGGCGCCGGCGTCGTCGACGCAGAGATGCCGCTGCTCGGGCGCGTGAGCGTGTCCAGGCTGTGCTTCCGCACGGCGaacgtggcggcggcgacggcggtggccgTGTGGTTCCCCTACTTCAACCAGGTGGTGGGGCTCATCGGCGCCTTCACCTTCTGGCCGCTGGCCATCCACTTCCCCGTCCAGATGTACCTCGCGCAGGGCAAGGTGGCGCCGTGGACGGGGCGGTGGCTCGCCATCCAGGCCTTCAGCGCCGGCTGCCTGGTCGCCTGCGGCTTCGCCTCCGTTGGCTCTGCCATGGGGGTGTTCGGCCCCGAGAGAAGCTAG